CTTCGGCTAACGAATCCTGTTTTTTTAATCTGAGAATAAATGGATTGATAATGCCTTCACACCTGGGGCAACCCATAGGTGGCAAAAGAATAGCATAAATGGTATCGTTGCGGAATTGCGTTCCGCTGTGCAGAAAAAAATCCTTGATATTTTGTTCCGTCCCCTGATATTGAAGCATATGATGGAGGTCAGAGGTCACATCTTCAGGGCTATCGCCGTCCGATATCGGATTATTCTGCGCAACCAGGCACAGAGCACTCAGGCAGAGCGCAAACAGTATAATAATGTTTTTCAGCATAATAATGAGGTTTAATGGATAATAAATATACAAAAAAGTGGGTGGCCTAAAAAAGGCCACCCTCTCGCTTAATTCACCACCTCAACCTCCATATCCTGTTGTTCTACTATGAGAGAGTTCCCATTCACATCGGCACAGGAATTTGGATTGATCCAGGTGATTCTGACAGTATAATTACCAACGACAGCGCCTGTATCATCATAAACTTCAGCATTTCCTGATATCGGCAGGTCAGAATTAACATTTGGGTCCCAGGATCCGCCATCGGTTATCCAGCTCCAGATGGTGGACCAGGTGATCGTGATCGTGCAGCATTTCCTGAAAGAAAACTGCGGGCAAAGCTTGCAGGATCCGTTCTGAAAAACCGCTCCGCCTTTTCCCAGTTTTGTCACCGTTACATCCGTTTGCGCTGCTGCCTGCTGCGCGGAAAATAACCATCCGCATAACGCGATGATTACTACAATCAAGAGATTTTTCATGGCAGTTCGTTTTTAAAGTTTCCGCCTTTGACGACTATACCCTGGCAGACATACCCTTCCGGTGTCTTGTGCAGGTTGGGCATTTCAATGATTTCGACCTGGTACGACTGGCCTTTGTAAACCAATGTTCCATACAAACCACTTACACCACCATCAAGGCCGGAATCAGGTATTAAAATGTCCGTGCATTTGTCTTTGGAAATTTCAGGGCAAATTTTTGTTGTTCCTGTCGGAGGATCGTAAACAACCCCTCCCTTACCATAAACGGTTATCTGAATGTCAGCAAATGCTGACGTTACGCCGATGAGCAATACAACGGCTAAAACAGAAATTTTTAGTAAAGTTTTCATCTTTCTTCAGTTTTAGTTAAACAATTAGTTTGATTTGAAATGATAATGGACTGCCAGCCCCGGGTATCCCGGATGAATGTTTTATCCTCCTTTCGTGTTTTCGGGAAAACTGTTCGACAGGTGCCGGCAGAATAAGATGCTTTCACTATCTTTATCGGCATCGTTTCAATCATTAGTTCCCATTTTTGTGATTTGTCCCCCTGAAAAATCAAAAAAAATGAAAATAATTTCAACTCCTGCCATACCCCTGCCGAAAGGCCATTATTCACAGGTAATTGAGCACAACGGCCTTTTGTATGTTTCAGGTCAACTCCCGGTGGACCCGTTGACCGGAAAGGTTCCTGAGGGCATTAATAAACAAACATCGTTAGTCCTGGAGAAAATTGATGACCTGTTAAATGAGTCAGGAAGTTCCAGAGAACAGGTCATTCAGATGAGGATATATATTTCGGATATCACCTTTTGGGATGATGTTAACCGGATTTATGCCGGTTTTTTTGCCGATCACCGGCCTGCACGTTGCATAGTACCGGTGAAAGAGCTGCATTATGGCTGCCTCATAGAAGTTGAAGCAACTGCTGCTGTATTATAAAGGATAGCCGGCCATTTGATTGACTGAATAAATTTTTTAATTTGGCTTATAAAACATTTACCCATGAAACTTTTATTTACTTTTTTCTTCACCCTAACCTTTATTTATTCTTTCTCCCAGGATGCCCTGGTTAATATGGTAAGTCAGGATGGGGGTCCAACCATTCAAACCATCGAATTGGATCGTTACGACCGCCTGGATGAAGTTTTGAGATCCAGATGGCTGCAAAAAGATATGGATCCCGGAGTAATCCCTGAGGGCGATTACATGGGACAGGCGGTCTTTTCACCCGGAGGAGAAAAAATATATCTAAGCAACCGGGGAACAGACTATCTAAGCATATTCGACTGGTCATCAATGTCGGCCGATACCAATATTAAACTTGGAGACTATCCCTCCTGCATTGATGCCAACGCAAATTTCATAGTGGTGGGATGCCAGTTTTCTGACCGTATTTATATCCTGGATGCTGCCACTTATGCAATCCTGGATTCACTGCCGGTATTTGAACAACCCTGCAGGATACATATTTCCCCCGTTGCAGATATTGCTTATGTTGCCTGCGATATTGAAGATGTATGCCTGGAGATTGATTTACAATCTCTTTCAGTTACCGATACCATTGAAGATTTCCCCATTTATCTGCAAACGTTCAGTTGGTCCACCCAGTCGGGAAGAAACTGGATCAAATACAGCGATTTTGCCGTTACCCCGGATGGGACAGGATTGATCATCCACAATGGACAGGATCAATTACAGTATTTCGATGTAGCTTCAGGAACAGTCACAAATACAGTCCCCATTGCAAATCCCAGAGCATTTAATTTCTCCGGTGACCAAGCAAGTATCGTATGCGCAGCAAATCCCGATAATGTAGCAAAGCTTTACCAGGTGTCATTTCCCGGCTTCCTGTTGGAGGACTCTGTGGAGGTGGCCGGCTATTCCCTGTCGACCAATGAAGTGGTTGTAAACCAAGATGGAAGCAAAGCGTATATCGGAACAGGTAACAATACCAGCACCCTGGTAAAATTCAATACCCACGATTTCAAGACCTTCACAGGAACATATACCGCCTTTTGGCTG
Above is a window of Bacteroidota bacterium DNA encoding:
- a CDS encoding RidA family protein encodes the protein MKIISTPAIPLPKGHYSQVIEHNGLLYVSGQLPVDPLTGKVPEGINKQTSLVLEKIDDLLNESGSSREQVIQMRIYISDITFWDDVNRIYAGFFADHRPARCIVPVKELHYGCLIEVEATAAVL